The following coding sequences lie in one Arachis hypogaea cultivar Tifrunner chromosome 9, arahy.Tifrunner.gnm2.J5K5, whole genome shotgun sequence genomic window:
- the LOC112712790 gene encoding F-box/LRR-repeat protein At4g14096-like, producing MDRISLLPDSILCDILSYLPTKEAVTTSILSRRWRHVWKDLQVLDIDDTPFYSFLKWEDRFRSYVNAILTQRNVDYPIERFRFTCYQISQSLLLTWLNAVICPHLQELHLDINLMFGINLPEAILTCPSLKSLTLKRESSLYCYPKFPNVYLPSLKNLELDALSVDPSKLLSGCPVLENLKLFLQSHDFFPVYVPTIHMPCALKSLIFDDNTTVHNDISHRVIDTPFLEYLDMKIIVTSKLQVSFSNFPNMVEAHLDILHDGVKHCLFSGQAFKFPEFPGLLNLELDVPSFKTNFLLNFLHNCHVLESLVIHDVFEV from the exons ATGGATAGGATCAGTTTGTTACCGGACTCTATCCTCTGCGACATTCTCTCTTACCTCCCAACAAAAGAAGCTGTGACCACTAGCATCCTCTCTCGCAGGTGGCGTCATGTTTGGAAGGATCTCCAAGTCCTTGACATAGATGATACACCCTTTTACTCCTTTCTGAAATGGGAAGATCGATTTCGTTCGTATGTGAATGCTATTCTAACTCAGCGCAACGTAGATTACCCCATTGAAAGATTCCGCTTCACTTGCTATCAAATTTCACAGAGTCTCTTATTAACATGGCTTAATGCCGTCATTTGTCCCCATCTTCAAGAACTGCATCTCGACATTAATCTAATGTTTGGAATTAACTTGCCTGAAGCCATACTCACTTGTCCATCACTAAAATCCCTTACTTTAAAACGTGAGTCTTCTTTGTATTGTTATCCAAAGTTTCCAAATGTTTATCTGCCATCCCTCAAGAACCTAGAGTTGGATGCCCTCTCTGTGGACCCCAGCAAGCTTTTATCCGGCTGCCCTGTTCTTGAAAATCTTAAGCTTTTTCTACAAAGCCACGATTTTTTTCCTGTTTATGTACCCACAATCCATATGCCTTGCGCATTGAAAAGTTTAATTTTTGATGATAACACTACCGTGCATAATGACATTAGCCATCGTGTGATAGATACGCCATTTCTTGAATACCTAGATATGAAAATAATCGTCACATCTAAGCTACAGGTTTCGTTTAGCAATTTTCCTAACATGGTAGAGGCACATCTTGATATTCTTCATGATGGTGTTAAGCAT TGCTTATTTAGTGGTCAAGCTTTTAAGTTTCCAGAATTTCCCGGTTTGCTCAATCTAGAGCTTGATGTTCCAAGTTTCAAAACGAATTTCCTGCTAAACTTCCTTCATAATTGTCATGTGCTTGAATCTCTGGTGATTCATGATGTTTTCGAGGTATGA